A genomic window from Balaenoptera acutorostrata chromosome 20, mBalAcu1.1, whole genome shotgun sequence includes:
- the SPAG7 gene encoding sperm-associated antigen 7 isoform X2 produces MRRTEQAARLKKLQEQEKQQKVEFRKRMEKEVSDFIQDSGQIKKKFQPMNKIERSILHDVVEVAGLTSFSFGEDDECRYVMIFKKEFAPSDEELDSYRRGEEWDPQKAEEKRRLKELAQRQEEEAAQQGPVVVSPASDYKDKYSHLIGKGAAKDAAHMLQANKTYGCVPVANKRDTRSIEEAMNEIRAKKRLRQSGEELPPTS; encoded by the exons ATGCGAAGAACAG AGCAGGCAGCCCGCCTGAAGAAACTACAGGAACAAGAGAAACAGCAGAAAGTGGAGTTTCGTAAAAGG ATGGAGAAAGAGGTGTCAGATTTCATCCAAGACAGTGGGCAGATCAAGAAAAAGTTTCAGCCAATGAACAAGATAGAGAGGAGCATACT ACACGATGTGGTGGAAGTGGCTGGCCTGACATCCTTCTCCTTTGGGGAAGATGATGAATGTCGATATGTCATGATCTTCAAAAAG GAGTTTGCACCCTCAGATGAAGAGCTGGACTCCTACCGTCGTGGCGAGGAGTGGGACCCCCAGAAGGCTGAGGAGAAACGGAGGCTGAAG GAGCTGGCCCAGcggcaggaggaggaggcagccCAGCAGGGACCTGTGGTGGTGAGCCCTGCCAGCGACTACAAGGACAAGTACAGCCACCTCATTGGGAAGGGGGCAGCCAAGGATGCGGCCCACATGCTGCAGGCCAACAAGACCTACGGCTGTG tgcctGTGGCCAACAAGAGGGACACACGCTCCATTGAAGAGGCCATGAATGAGATCCGGGCCAAGAAGCGTCTGCGGCAGAGCGGGGAAGAGTTGCCACCTACCTCCTAG
- the SPAG7 gene encoding sperm-associated antigen 7 isoform X1, whose product MADLLGSILSSMEKPPSLGDQETRRKAREQAARLKKLQEQEKQQKVEFRKRMEKEVSDFIQDSGQIKKKFQPMNKIERSILHDVVEVAGLTSFSFGEDDECRYVMIFKKEFAPSDEELDSYRRGEEWDPQKAEEKRRLKELAQRQEEEAAQQGPVVVSPASDYKDKYSHLIGKGAAKDAAHMLQANKTYGCVPVANKRDTRSIEEAMNEIRAKKRLRQSGEELPPTS is encoded by the exons ATGGCGGACCTACTGGGCTCCATCCTGAGCTCCATGGAGAAGCCACCCAGCCTCGGTGACCAGGAGACTCGGCGCAAGGCCCGAG AGCAGGCAGCCCGCCTGAAGAAACTACAGGAACAAGAGAAACAGCAGAAAGTGGAGTTTCGTAAAAGG ATGGAGAAAGAGGTGTCAGATTTCATCCAAGACAGTGGGCAGATCAAGAAAAAGTTTCAGCCAATGAACAAGATAGAGAGGAGCATACT ACACGATGTGGTGGAAGTGGCTGGCCTGACATCCTTCTCCTTTGGGGAAGATGATGAATGTCGATATGTCATGATCTTCAAAAAG GAGTTTGCACCCTCAGATGAAGAGCTGGACTCCTACCGTCGTGGCGAGGAGTGGGACCCCCAGAAGGCTGAGGAGAAACGGAGGCTGAAG GAGCTGGCCCAGcggcaggaggaggaggcagccCAGCAGGGACCTGTGGTGGTGAGCCCTGCCAGCGACTACAAGGACAAGTACAGCCACCTCATTGGGAAGGGGGCAGCCAAGGATGCGGCCCACATGCTGCAGGCCAACAAGACCTACGGCTGTG tgcctGTGGCCAACAAGAGGGACACACGCTCCATTGAAGAGGCCATGAATGAGATCCGGGCCAAGAAGCGTCTGCGGCAGAGCGGGGAAGAGTTGCCACCTACCTCCTAG